ATTCTAGGGTTCATGGACCTacgaatttgaatttaaaaactcAATACCTTGCTCTGGATGAAAGGAAATGGTGAATGGGTGGTGAGGAATAGGCTACAGGGGCGAAAGCTTGGtttagaaacaagaactagttgatttgggtgagaattgagAAGGTTTTGGGATTTTTGGTGTGGGTGAGTTTGAGAGAGTTTGTGAGTTTGTGAGAGGAGGGGAGAGTGAGAGAGATAGAGTCGCGGGGGTTGGGGTAGGTTTAGGGTCGTCCGGTTCGGTTTAGGGTGGTCTAGGGTCGGTTTACTTGAATCAAACCGGGGTTTAGAGTTAGGAAACTTACCTGGACCGGTTCGGGAGCGACGTGAGGGTGTCGCTGGGAAAGGTCGCTCCCGAGTCGTTTCCTCGCGTCGTGTTTCGACAAAACCGCGAGCGACCTTGAAGTGTCGCTCTAGAAACCTCGCTCTGGGCTGGAGCGACTTCAAGGCGTCGCTCTAGGACGTCGCTCCGGGTCAGTTTTTGAGCTCCGTTTCgtcgaaaacgcgagcgactccgaggtgtcgctcccataatgtcgctcccagctggagcgacccTTCGGCCTCGCTCCGAGACCTCGCTCTGAGGCGATTTTTCTTGATCCGACgacgaaaacgcgagcgaccttggaGTGTCGCTCTCGAAACctcgctcccagctggagcgacctTGAGGTGTCGTTGTGAGACCTCGCTCCCACGCACGACTCCTGCTCAAAATGAACCGATCAAGCACCTGCACAcaacttctctctctttttttttttatgcaataagatgaaaaatggaaataccaatGCAATATGTACAAGGATACGCATGGGacttcctcccaagtgagcttgttttaagtcCCGAGCTTGACTTTGCCTCCTTTTAGATTAGGCCGGGGTAGGATCAGACAGTGGAGTTGAAACCCCATCTTCCTCTGGTGCAGTAGCCATGTAGAGCTTAACCCTTTGTCCATTGACTGTGAAGTCTCTTCCATCAGTGCTCCACAAAACTATTGCTCCATATGGTCTAACCTCCTTGACCTTGAAAGGACCGGACCACCTTGACTTAAGCTTTCCTGGAAACAACTTCAGCCTAGAgttgtagagaagaacttggTCTCCTTCTTTAAACTCTCTCTTCAGGATGTTCTTGTCATGGAAAGCCTTAGTCTTCTCCTTGTAGATTCTTGAGTTCTCGAAAGCATCCATTCTTATCTCATCAAGCTCATGTAGCTGAAAGAGCCTTTTCTCCTTGgcactcttgatgtcaaagttcaGCAACTTTATTGCCCATAGTGCCTTGTACTCAAGCTCCACTGGCAAATGGCAAGCTTTCCCATACACTAGGTTGAAAGGTGTGGTACCCAGTGGTGTCTTGTACGCTGTCCTATAAGCCCAAAGTGCATCGTCAAGCTTATTAGACCAATCCTTCCTTGTAATCCCCACAATCTTCTCCAGGATAGATTTGATCTCCCTGTTAGAAATCTCAACTTGGCCActtgtttggggatgataaggagttgccaccttgtgcttcacaccgttcttcttgagaagtccctcaagcagtttgttaatgaagtgggaacctccatcactgattacaactcttggaactccaaaccttgggaagatgatgctcttgaacatcttgattacaactctagcatcattggtggggcttgcaatggcttccacccatttggagacataatcaacagccacaaggatatatttgttgccaaaagatgatggaaatggtcccatgaagtcaataccccagacatcaaacacttcaacttcaaggattggattttgaggcatctcattcctcttgGTGATGTTTCCTCTTCTTTGGCAAGAATCACACTTCGAAACAAAGTCTTGTGTATCCTTGAACATATGTGGCCACCAGAATCCAGCTTGTAATACTTTTGCAACTGTTTGAAGGTGGCAAAGTGACCTCCATAGGATGATCCATGACACTGTGCAAGGATCCCATCAATCTCCTCATTTGCAACCACTCTCCTATAAAGCTGATCTTTGCAGAGAATGTAGAGGTAGGGTTCGTCCCAGTAATATCTTTTCACATCCTTGTAGAACTTCTTCTTGGCATACCCTACAAGATTCAAAGGTTCTCTTCCTGTGGCTAGGTAGTTCACCAAATCAGCATACCAAGGTTCCTTCTCCTCTGTTGCTTTGACTTCTTCCAGCTTCCTACCAGTCTCACAAACTGCTATCACTGCTTCGATAGCCATGATCTGCTCCTCAGGAAGTCCTTCGTCAATAGGGATACCAGACTCTACCCTCAACCTGGACAAATGATCAGCTACTCCATTCTCAACTCCAGGTTTGTCCTTGATCTCCATATCAAACTCTTGGAGCAAAAGGATCCACCTCAAAAGCCTGGGTTTTGCATCCTTCTTGGCCAAAAGGTGTCTCAAGGCGGCATGATCTGTGTAGACAATGACTTTAGACCCAACCAAGTAGCTCCTGAACTTCTCAAAGGCAAAAACAATTGCCAGCATCTCCTTCTCTGTTGTGGCATACTTCATCTGGGCATCATTGAGGGTTTGGCTGGCATAATAGATCACATGGGTTTTGCCATCTTTCTTCTGCCCCAGAACAGCTCCCACAGCATAGTCACTGGCGTCACACATGATCTCAAAAGGGAGATCCCAATCAGGTGGCTGGACAATTGGGGCACTAACGAGTTCACCTTTCAGCTTCTTGAAAGCTTGTAGACATTCCACATCAAAACTGAAGGTAGCTTCCTTGCACAGCAGTCTGGTCAAAGGTCTAGTGATCATGGAGAAATCCTTGATGAACCTCCTGTAGAATCCAGCATGACCAAGAAAACTCCGGATGTCTTTCACTGTCTTTGGTGGAGGCAGACCAACCATAACATCGATTTTGGCTTTATCCACCTCAATCCCCTTCTCTGAAATCTTGTGTCCTAGCACAATCCCTTCCTTGACCATGAAGTGACACTTCTCCCAATTCAGCACAAGGTTGGTGTCTTCACATCTCTGTAGGACCCTGCACAAATTTGACAAACAAGCAGAAAACGAAGATCCGTAGACAGAGAAATCATCCATGAATACCTCCACAACATCCTCAATCAGATCAGAGAAAATTGACATCATGCACCTTTGAAAGGTGGCTGGAGCATTACATAGTCCAAATGGCATTCTTCGATATGCAAAGGTACCATAGGGACATGTGAATGTCGTTTTCTCTTGATCATTGGGATGTATggggatttggaaaaatcctgAGTACCCATCAAGGAAACAATAGAATGGGTGATTTGCAAGTCTCTcaagcatctgatcaataaatggtagtggaaaatgatcctttctagatgcagagtttagttttcggtaatcaatgcacattctatgacctgtgatggttcttgttggtatcaattcatccttgtcattcttgatcacagtgataccacctttctttggtacaacatgcacaggtgatacccatttagaatctgagatagggtaaataacaccagcatctaggagtttaagaatctctttctttacaacatccttcaggttaggatttaaccttctttgatgctcgatagaagtcattgattcatcctCAAGATGTATCCTATGCATGCACAAAGAGGGTGATATCCCCTTGATGTCATCTAGTGAGTAACCTATTGCCTTTCTAAATCTTTTAAGTGTTTTCAAAAGTTCAGATAGCTCATTTTCAGTAAGTTCACTACTCACAATGACAGGGTAAGTTTCATTAGGACCAAGGAATGCATACCTTACACCATGGGGAAGAGGTTTAAGCTCCACTTTAGGTGCCTTAAGTTC
The Brassica rapa cultivar Chiifu-401-42 unplaced genomic scaffold, CAAS_Brap_v3.01 Scaffold0211, whole genome shotgun sequence genome window above contains:
- the LOC117129869 gene encoding uncharacterized protein LOC117129869, translating into MHFGLIGQLELEYKALWAIKLLNFDIKSAKEKRLFQLHELDEIRMDAFENSRIYKEKTKAFHDKNILKREFKEGDQVLLYNSRLKLFPGKLKSRWSGPFKVKEVRPYGAIVLWSTDGRDFTVNGQRVKLYMATAPEEDGVSTPLSDPTPA